Sequence from the Streptomyces peucetius genome:
TCGTCCGGCTGAACGCCGGCTGCCCCCGCAGCAAGGCGGAACGCGGGGCCGACGCGTTGATCCGGGCCCTTCGCCGACTCGTCTGACCCGGCCACGGCTGGGATGATCCCGGGTATGGACACCCGCCCCGGGGACATCAGACTGTCGTCGGCCACCGGCCGCTGGGTGATGCTGACGACCGTCCTCGGCTCCGGGATGGCGCTGCTCGACTCGACCGTCGTCAACGTCGCACTGCCCCGTATCGGCGCGGACCTCGATGCCGACCTGGCCGTCCTCCAGTGGACGGTCAACGCGTACATGCTGACGCTGGCGGCGCTGATCCTGCTCGGCGGGGCGCTCGGCGACCGCTACGGACGCCGCCGGATCTTCGTCCTCGGCGTGGTCTGGTTCGCCGTCGGCTCCCTGCTGTGCGGGATCGCGCCGAACGGAGGCGTGCTCGTCGCCGCCCGCGCGCTCCAGGGCATCGGCGGCGCCCTGCTCACCCCGGGATCGCTGGCGCTGATCCAGGCGAGCTTCCACCCGGACGACCGTTCCCGCGCGGTGGGCCTGTGGTCCGGGCTCGGCGGCGTCGGCGCGGCGATCGGGCCGTTCGTCGGCGGCTGGCTCGTCGACGGCCCCGGCTGGCGGTGGGTGTTCCTGCTCAATGTGCCGCTCGCCGTGCTGTGCGTGCCCGTGGCGCTGCGGCACGTGCCGGAGTCCCGCGACGCCAGGGCCACCGGCCGCTTCGACGTGCTCGGCGCGCTGCTGTGCGCCGTGGCACTGGGTCTCGTGACGTACGCGCTGATCGCCGAGGCCGTGTGGGCCGGGATCGTGGGCGTGGTGACGGGGGCGGCCTTCGTCCTGCGGGAACGGCGGACGCCCGAGCCGATGCTGCCCCTGTCGATCTTCGCGTCACGCCGGTTCACCGCCGTGAACGTGGTGACGCTCTGCGTGTACGCCGCGTTCGGCGGGTTCTTCTTCCTGATCGTGCTCCAGCTCCAGGTGGTGGCCGACTACTCGGCCCTCGCCGCCGGCACGGCGCTGCTGCCCACCACCGTGCTGATGCTGCTGCTGTCCGCGCGCTCCGGCGCACTGGGCGACCGCATCGGCCCCCGCATCCCGCTCACGGTCGGGCCGCTGCTCTGCGCGGCCGGGACGATGCTGACGCTGCGGATCGGCGAGGGCGCCTCCTACGTCACCGACGTGCTGCCCGCGATGCTGGTCATGGGCCTCGGCATGGTCACGCTCGTGGCGCCGCTGACCGCGACCGTGCTGGCGTCCGTGGAGACCGGCCGGGCGGGCATCGCCAGCGGCATCAACAACGCGGCGGCCCGCGCGGCCGGCCTGATCGCGGTGGCCGCGCTGCCCCTGCTGGCGGGCATGGGACCGGAGTCGTACCGCTCGGCGGCGGAGTTCGGGGAGACGTTCCGGCGGGCGATCCCGATGTGTGCGGGGGTGCTGGTGGCCGGAGCGCTCATCGCCTGGTGGACGGTACGGGTGCCGCCGGAGGAGGCCGCGGTCTGCCACCCCGAGTGCAAGGTCAACTGTGGTGTCGCGGCACCGCCGCTGGAACCGCCGGGCGCCGGGAAGACGCGTGGGGCCGGCGGCCCCGGAACCTCTCCCGACCTGTGAGACTGGGGACCATGTCGATCCACGAGAACCTGCTCGGGGGCCCGCCCCCGACCCACCTGCCCGACGAGCCCGGCCCGCGCGAGCTGCTGGCCGGCGGCACCGCCGCCGCCGACGTCGCCGCCCAGTACCCGACCAGCTCGCTCGCCTGGGCGCAGCTCGCCGACGACGCCTTCGAGAACGGCCGCGTCGTCGAGTCGTACGCCTACGCCCGCACCGGCTACCACCGCGGCCTCGACGCGCTGCGCCGCAACGGCTGGAAGGGCCACGGCCCGGTGCCGTGGGAGCACGAGCCCAACCGCGGCTTCCTGCGCGCGCTGAACGCGCTGGCGCGCGCGGCGGGCGCGATCGGCGAGAAGGAGGAGCACGAGCGCTGCACGACCTTCCTGCGCGACTCCTCCGAGACCGCGGCGGAGACGCTGCGCTGACCCGACCGTGGGGCCGGGCCCGGCGGGCGCAGGTGCAGGCCTGCGCCCGCCGGGTGGCATGCCGCAGGTGCAGGCCTGCACCCGCCGGGGCGGCGTGCCGCCGGCTGCACCGGCCGTGAGCCGGGCCTCCGGGCCCGGGACACCCGCCGTGAACGGGGGTGCGGCCCTGCGGCACCGTGCCGCAACCGTGCCGTCGCCGAGGGCCGGGGCCCGCGGCCCGGACGACCGGGGGCGCAGGTCAGCAGCCCGGTACGATCCCACGTCGTACTGCTCTTTCGCGTCTTTCGCGCATTCACAGCCGGTGCAGAGGCCCCCACACACCCTCTCCCCCCAAACGCCGGCCGGACACAGGGGGAGAGGTCTGTCGTGGGCCAGCGTGCCGCCGCCCGCCAGGGACGCAGCCGCAGACGGAGCCGTCGGAGTACGGGTCGGCGCCGTCCGACCGGACCGATAGTCCTGCTGGGCATCTGTCTTGCCCTCATGTCCGTGGGCGCGGGAGCCGCGCTCGCACACTGGCGCGGGGCCCCGCCCGCCGGGACCGCGGCCGGCGCTCCCGAGCCCGAGGTCTCGCCACTGACGTCCGCCGACGCGGGCGGCTCACCGCCGCCGTCGGAGAGTCCCAGGAGCTCGGCGAAGCCGAAGCCCGAGCCCGAGCCGTCACCGTCCCCCTCCCCGTCGAAGAGCAGGACGCCGGTCGTCCCCGCCTCCGGCCCCGGGACGTTCACCGTGGCGCAGGCCGGCGGCGAGGCGACCGGCGGTAGCGGCACGCTGCGCCGCTACCGGGTCGAGGTCGAGGACGGCATCGACGTCTCCGCACGGCAGGCCGCCGCCGAGATCCAGCAGATCCTCGCCCACCCGCGCGGCTGGCCGCAGGCGGCCGGGGCCGCTTCCAGCTCGTCTCGTCGGACGCCGACTTCGTGATCAGGATCGCGACCCCCGCCACCGCGGACAAGCTCTGCCTCGCCGTGGGTCTCGACACCGGCGGTGAACTGAACTGCGAGACCGTCGAGGATGTCGTGGTGAACCTGAAGCGCCGGCTGCTCGGCTCGCCCACCTTCGCCGGGACGCCCGCCGAGTACCGTCATCTGATCATCAACGACGAGGTCGGTCACGAGATCGGCATCCGGCAGCACCTGGGCTGCCCGGGCCCCGGCCGGCCCGCGCCGGTGATGATGCAGCAGATCAAGGGCCTGAACGGATGCGTCTCCAACGCCTGGCCGTACGACGACGAGGGGACCTATCTCACCGGTCCGCCCGCATGAACTTCTGTTTATGATGCCGGTGGGGACCGGGGCCCACACCGGAACAGGAAGGGGCGGACCGCTACCCGGATCGTCGAGGAGACAGCGATGTCACATGACGCCGCCCCGAATCTGGACTTCGCGGGCACCACGCCGTACGAGGACTACGTCCAGGCGGACGTCCTCACCCACCTCCAGCATCCGCGGTCGGACGACCCCGGCGAGATGGTCTTCCTGGTCACCACCCAGGTCATGGAGCTGTGGTTCACCGTCGTCGTCCACGAGTGGGAGACCGCCGCACGCGCCCTGCGCGAGGACCGGATCCCCGTTGCGATGGACGCGCTGAAGCGGTCACTGCGCGAGCTGGAGGCGCTCAACGCCTCGTGGAAGCCGATCGCCAACCTGACGCCCGCGCAGTTCAACGCCTACCGTGACGCCCTCGGCGAGGGCTCCGGCTTCCAGTCCGCGATGTACCGGCGGATGGAGTTCCTGCTCGGCGACAAGTCCGCGTCCATGCTCGTACCGCACCGTGGCGCCGCGCGCGTCCACGCAGAGCTGGAGAAGGCGCTGCACGAGCCGAGCCTCTACGACGAGGTGCTGCGGCTCCTCGCACGGCGTGGGTACGCGGTGCCGGCCGAGGTGCTGGAGCGGGACCTGTCGCAGAAGTACGAACCGTCGGAGGCGGTCGAGCAGGTCTGGGCCGAGGTGTACTCGGGCGACCAGGAGACCGAACTCGTACGGCTCGGCGAGGCGCTCACCGACGTCGGCGAGCTCGTGTGGCGATGGCGCAACGACCACCTCGTGGCGACCCGGCGGGCCATGGGCTCCAAGGTCGGCACCGGCGGCTCCGCCGGTGTGGCCTGGCTCGAGAAGCGCGCCGGGAAGAACGTCTTCCCCGAGCTGTGGACGGCGCGCAGCCATGTCTGAGTCCCTGGCCCGGAAGGCCGCGGCGCTCGACGCCGCAGACGAACTCGCCGGTGCGCGAAAGCTGTTCACCCTCGACGACACGGTCTACCTCGACGGCAACTCGCTCGGCGCGCTGCCCGCGCACGTCCCCGAGCGGGTCGCCGACGTCGTGAACCGCCAGTGGGGGCAGCTGCGCATCCGCTCCTGGACCGAGGGCGACTGGTGGACCGCGCCCGAGCGGATCGGCGACCGGATAGCGCCCCTGGTGGGCGCGGCGACCGGGCAGATCGTGGTCGGCGACTCCACCAGCGTCAACGTCTTCAAGGCCGTCGTCGGTGCGGTACGGCTCGTCGACGACCCTGCCCGTACGGACATCCTGGTCGACGCGACGACGTTCCCCACCGACGGGTACATCGCGTCCTCCGCCGCCCGGATGACCGGTCACCGGATCGTGCCCGTCGACCCGTCGGACCTCGCGTCGGCGCTCGGCCCGGCCACGGCCGTGGTGCTCCTCAACCACGTCGACTACCGCTCCGGCCGGCTCCACGACCTGCCCGGTCTCACGGCGGCGATCCAGGACACGGGCGCCCTCGCGGTCTGGGACCTGTGCCACAGCGCGGGCGCGCTGCCGGTCGGTCTCGACGCGCACGGCGTCGACCTCGCCGTCGGCTGCACCTACAAGTACCTGAACGGCGGGCCCGGTTCGCCCGCGTACCTGTACGTCGCCGAGCGGCATCAGGCGTCCTTCGACTCGCCCCTGCCCGGGTGGACGTCGCACGCCGACCCGTTCGCGATGACACCAGGCTACGAGGCGGCCGCCGGGTCGACCCGCGGCCGGGTCGGCACGCCCGACATCCTGTCCATGCTCGCCCTCGAGGCGGCGCTGGACGTCTGGGACGGGATCGCGATCGAGGCCGTGCGGGCCAAGAGCCTGGCGCTGACGGACTTCTTCCTGGAGTGCGTCGAGGCGTACGTCCCGGCGGGCCGGGTCACGTCCCTGACCCCGGCGGACCACGCCGCCCGCGGCAGCCAGGTCGCCCTGCGGTGCGGGGACGCGCCGCGGGTCATGGAGGAGCTCATCGCCCGGGGCGTCGTGGGGGACCTGCGGCGGCCGGACGTGCTGCGGTTCGGATTCACGCCGCTGTACGTGGGGTTCGCGGACACGGAACGCGCGGCGCGGGTCCTGGCGGACGTGCTGTAGCCCTGCGGGTCCGGGCCGGGCCGGGCCGGCCCGGACCGCTGCGCGGAGCCGTTCCCCACCCCGCCCCTTCCCGAACCGGGGGCTCCGTCCCCGGACCCCCGCGCCTCAATCGCCGGCGAGGCTGGAGAATCCAGCCCGCCCGGCGATTGAGGGCCCGCGCGAAGCGCGGTACGGGGTCCGGGGCTTGCCCCGGAACGGCCGGGCCCGCCGCCTCGCGGTCCGGGCTGGTAGCGTCCGCGCTGGTCAGGTGGAACAGGCCACCACCGCGGGACTGTTGGAGCAGCGCATGCCGGACCCCGTCGCCCGTGACGCCGCCGAGGAAGCGTCGGCGATGTCGCATCCCGCCGTCGCGCCGGACGCATCCGCCGCGTACGGGGAGCACCCCGACCAGGTCGTCGACTTCTACGCGCCCCAAAGCGCGCACGCCACCGTGCCGCTGGTGGTCGTGCTGCACGGCGGGGCGTGGCGGGCGCCGTACGACCGGCGGCATGTGACGCCGTTCGCCGACTTCCTGGCGCGCCGCGGCCTGGCCGTCGCCAACGTCGAGTACCGGCGCGGCCGGGACATCCCGCAGCAGCGCGGCGAGGCGGGCCCGGTCGCCGGGCGGTGGCCGGAGACGTTCGACGACGTGGCCGCCGCGCTCGACGCGCTGCCGGACCTGGTGCGCGAGGCGCTGCCGCAGGCGGACCCGCGGCGGATCGTGGTGACCGGGCACTCCGCGGGCGGCCATCTCGCGCTGTGGGCGGCCGCCCGGCACGTGCTGCCGGCCGGCTCGCCGTGGCGGCTGGCCGCGCCGCCCCCGCTGCGCGGCGTCGTCGCGCTCGCGCCGGTCGCGGACTTCGGCGTGGCGGTGGAGCTCGGCGTGTGCGGCGGCGCGGTGCGGCAACTGCTGGGCGGTGAGGCGCAGTACGAGGAGCGGGCCGCGCACGCCGACCCGGCCGCGTTGCTGCCGACGGGCATCGCCACGGCCGTGGTGCAGGGCCGTACGGACATCGTCGTGCCGCAGGCGGTCGCGGAGGCGTACGTCGACGCTGCCGCGAAGGCGGGCGAGACGGTCGGGTGGACGCTGCTGGAGGACGTCGGGCACTTCCCGCTGATCGACCCGGCGGCTGACGCCTGCGCGGTGGTCGCGGAGGAGATCGCCCAACTCGCCTGGTGACGACCGGGGATCGCGGACAAAAGCTGACCGCAAGGCTTCGTACGTTCTTCCCATGACGAATCTCGTGACCGGAGCAACCGGAACCGTCGGCCGCCAGGTGGTGGCGGAGCTTCTGCGCCGTGGACAGTCCGTCCGCGCCCTGACCCGCGACCCCGCGAAGGCCGACTTCCCCGAAGGCGTCGAGGTCGTGCGGGGCGACCTCACCGACGCCGAGAGCCTGGCCCCCGCCCTGGAGGGCGTCACCGGCCTGCACCTGATCACCTTCGGTGGTCCGTATTTCGCCCCGCTGGAGACGGGGCCGCGCATCACCGCGCTGGCGAAGGCCGCCGGCGTGCGACGTGTCACCGTGCTGCACGGCGGCGGCCCGAGCCAGCTCGAGGACGCGGTCCGCGAGAGCGACCTCGCCTGGACGGTGCTGATGCCGGTCGAGTTCATGGCGAACGCCCTCGAGTGGGCGGACGCGATCCGCGCCGACGGCGAGGTGCGTGAGCCGTTCGCGGGCCGGCTGAGTGCCATGGTGCACGAGGCCGACATCGGCGCCGTCGCGGCCGTCGCCCTGACCGAGGACGGGCACGGCGGGCAGGAGTACGTGATCACGGGCCCGCAGGTGCTGACCCTTGAGGACAAGGTCGCCGCGCTGTCCGCCGCCCGGGGCCGGAAGATCCGGCTCGTCGAACTGAGCGAGCAGCAGGCGGTCGAGCAGTGGAGGGCCGCGGGGCAGCCGGAGGACGTCATCGGCTTCCTGCTGGAGGCGTACGGCAACACCCCGCCCGTCGGCCGTACCGTCGTCGACACCGTGGAGAAGGTCACCGGCCGGCCGGCCCGGACCTTCGCCGAGTGGGCCGAGGAGCACGCGGACGCGTTCCGGGCCTGACGCGGACGGGACGCGGTACCGGTACGGGTACGGGCACGTTCCTCGGGAGGCGGCCCTGCCCGTACCCGTCATAGCTGAGAGCCAGGCGGCGGTCTTCGCCCACGAGCCGGGTCCGGTGTGTCCCGCCGGCTACTGAAACCCCGGGCCCCACCAGGTAGTACTCAAGGCGGAGGCCCCAGGATCCGCAGTGATGCTGACGACCGGGGCCCTGCCGCCCGCTTACCTTCATTACGTGACCCAGAAGACCCGCAGCCCCGAATACGACCTGGCCCAAGGAGCACTCAGCGGCCTCCGCCAGGACCTCTTCCACGACGCGTTCGCCTACGGGCCGCTGCCGCCGCTGAGCGCCGAAGGGCCGCTGGTCCGCCGGCTGCCGGGCGAGCGGATACGCCGGGGCGCGGTGTGGCTGCCGCACGCCGTGGTGCTGTTCCTCGCCCTGTGCACCCTGCTGCTCGCCTACGCCGACGACGAGGGCGGCCTCGCCTTCGTCATCGGCGGCTTCGTCCCCGCGGTGGCGGTCGCGATGACCCTGGTCAGGCCCGTGGGCGCCTGGTGGGTGTCGATCGCGAGCACTCCCTTCGTGGCGGTGCTGGGCTCCTGGGACGACTGGCCCTGGGCGCCCGCCGGGTTCCTGTCCCACCTGACCGTGCTGGTCGTCGTGGCCCTGCGGACCCGCCCCCGGACGGCCGCCTGGATGTGGCTGATCACCGCGGCGTACGGGATGTTCGCCGACACCGTGATCAGCCGCGGCTACGGCCCCGGCGCCGCGCCCATGCTGTTCACCTCCGCGGTCCTGCTGCTCATGGTGAGCATGATCCTGGTCCGGCGTGAGGCGAAGCAGGAGGTCGCAGCCCAGCAGACGGTCACCGCCACCGAACGCGACCGGCGCACCCTGCTGGAGGAGCGCACGACCATCGCACGCGAACTGCACGACGTGGTCGCCCACCACATGTCGGTCGTCGCCATCCAGGCGGAGGCCGCGCCCTACCGGGTGGAGAACCCGCCGGAGGAACTGGAGAAGGCGTTCGCCACGATCCGGGAGAACGCGGTGGCCGCGCTGACCGAGCTGCGCCGCATCCTCGGCGTCGTACGCGCGGAGGACTACCAGGCGCCCGACGCCCCGCAGCCGGTCCTCGCCGACCTCGACCATCTGCTGTCCAACGTCCGCGAGGCAGGTCTCGAGACCGAGAAGACGATCACCGGCGCGGTGCGTGAACTGCCGCAGGGCGTGGAGCTGTCCGCGTACCGGATCATCCAGGAGGCGCTCAGCAACGCGCTGCGCCACGCGCCGGGCTCCGCCGCCAAGGTCGAGATCTCGTACGTGCTCGGCGGCCTGGGGCTGCGGATCGTCAACACCGCACCTCAGGGGCTGGTCAAACCGTCGCCCGGCGCGGGTCACGGCATCACGGGGATGCGGGAGCGTGTGACGATGCTGAACGGCGACATGACCGCCGAGCCGACGGAGGACGGCGGGTACGCGGTCACCGCGTTCATCCCCGTCGCCGCCCCCACCGCCGCCGCCGAGGAGACGTCATGACGATCCGGGTCCTCATCGTCGACGACCAGATAATGGTCCGCGAGGGTTTCTCCGTCCTGCTGAACGCCATGCCCGACATCGAGGTCATCGGCGAGGCGGTCAACGGCCGCGAGGCCGTCACCAAGGTCGCCGAGCTCGCGCCCGACGTCGTCCTGATGGACATCCGCATGCCGGAGCTGAACGGCATCGAGGCGACCCGCGAGATCGTCGCCGCGCACGCCGAGTCGAAGGTGCTGGTGCTCACCACCTTCGACCTGGACGAGTACGTGTACCAGGCGCTGCGCGCGGGGGCCTCCGGGTTCCTGCTGAAGGACGCCTCCGCCCGGCAGCTCGCCGACGGGGTACGGGTGGTCGCGGCCGGCGAGGCGCTGCTCGCGCCCACGGTCACCCGCCGCCTGATCACCGAGTTCTCCAAGCTCTCCGACACCCCGCGCCCCGCCGCGATGACGCAGGTCGCCGATCTGACGGAGCGCGAGACGGAGGTCCTGGTCCTGATCGCGCAGGGCCTGTCGAACGCGGAGATCGCCTCGCACCTGGTGGTTGCGGAGTCGACCATCAAGACGCATGTCAGCCGGGTCCTGGTGAAGCTCGGTCTCCGCGACCGGACGCAGGCGGCGGTGTTCGCGTACGAGGCGAGGCTGGTCACACCCGGGTAGCGGGGGCTAGCGTCCGGACATGGACGCTTCGGCCGACGTGCCCTTCGAACCCTGGTCGCCCTCGTTCGTCGCCGACCCGTACCCGGCCTTCGCCGAGCTGCGGGCGCGGGGGCGGGTGCACTGGTACGAGCCGACGCGGCAGTTCCTCGTACCCCACCACGCGGACGTGTCGGCGCTGCTGCGGGACCGGCGGCTGGGGCGGACGTATCTGCACCGCTTCACCCACGAGGAGTTCGGCCGCACTCCGCCGCCCGCCGCGCACGAGCCGTTCCACACCCTCAACGACCACGGGCTGCTGGATCTGGAGGCCCCCGACCACACCCGGATCCGCCGCCTGGTGACGAAGGCGTTCACCCCGCGGACCGTGCAGGCGCTCGAACCGGTCGTGCGGCGGCTGGCGGCCGGCCTGGTCGCCGACTTCAAGAAGGCGGGCGGAGGCGACCTCCTCGCGGAGGTGGCCGAGCCCCTGCCGGTGGCCGTGATCGCGGAGATGCTGGGCATCCCGGAGGCCGACCGCCCGCTGCTGCGGCCCTGGTCCGCGGACATCTGCGGCATGTACGAGCTGAACCCGCCGCAGGAGACGGCGGCGCGGGCGGTACGGGCGTCCCTCGAATTCAGCGCGTATCTGAGGGAGTTGATCGCGGTACGGCGTGCGGATCCGGGCGAGGACCTCATCTCCGCGCTGATCGCCGCGCACGAGGAAGGTGACCGGCTCAGCGAGCAGGAGATGATCTCCACGTGCGTGCTGCTGCTGAACGCGGGGCACGAGGCGACGGTCAACACCACGGCGGGCGGATGGTGGACGCTCTTCCGCCACCCCGAGCAGCTGGCCGCGCTGAGGGCGGACCACTCGCTGCTGTCCACAGCTGTGGAAGAACTCATGCGGTACGACACCCCGCTCCAGCTCTTCGAGCGCTGGGTGCTCGACGACATCGAGATCGACGGCACGGTCGTACCGCGCGGCTCCGAACTGGCCCTCCTCTTCGGCTCCGCGAACCGCGACGGCACCCGCTTCGACCGCCCCGACACCCTCGACATCACCCGGCAGGACAACCCGCACGTGAGCTTCGGTGCGGGCATCCACTACTGCCTGGGCGCGCCGCTGGCCCGCATCGAACTGGCGGCGTCCTTCGGCGAGCTGCTGCGGGAGGCACCGGGGATGCGGCTGCTGGAGGAACCGCGGTGGAAGCGGGGCTTCGTCATCCGGGGGCTGGAGGAGCTCCGCGTCGAGCTGTGACGGGCGTCGCGGCACGGCGGGAGCGGGGCCTGTCCCCCTACCCGCCCCTTCCCGAAACCGGGCTCCGCCCGGACCCGTTTCCGGGGGCTCCGCCCCCGGGCCCCCGCGCCTCAAACGCCGTCGGGGCTGGAACTTGCCGGTCTCTGGGTGCGGCGGGACTGAATTTCGCGGAGCGAAATCAGCCCGTCCGGCGTTTGAGGACACCGCGCGGAGCGCGGTACCGGGGTCCGGGGCTTGCCCCCGATTCGGGAAGGGGCGGGTAGGAGAAAGGCCCGCCGCAGGCGCCACCCGCCCGCGCCCGCAACGCACCGCGCCTGACGCCCCCGCGCCCGCAACGCACCGCGCCTGACGCACCCGCACCCGCAACGCCCCCGCGCCCGCGCCCGCAACGCACCGCGCCTGACGCACCCGCACCCGCAACGCCCCCGCGCCCGCGCCCGCAACGCACCGCGCCTGACGCACCCGCACCCGCAACGCCCCCGCGCCCGCGCCCGCAACGCACCGCGCCTGACGCACCCGCACCCGCAACGCCCCCGCGCCCGCGCCCGCAACGCACCGCGCCTGACGCACCCGCACCCGCAACGCCCCCGCGCCCGCGCCCGCAACGCACCGCGCCTGACGCACCCGCACCCGCAACGCCCCCGCGCCCGCGCCCGCAACGCACCGCGCCTGACGCACCCGCACCCGCAACGCCCCCGCGCCCGCAACGCACCGCGCCCGCCCGCTACTTCGTCTCCAGGTCCCGACTTCGGAACCCCTCCAGGCCGACCCACACCAGCCCCGCCGCCAGCAGCGTCAGGACCGCCATCGGCGTCCAGCTCATCTCCGCCGCCGGCAGCTGCGGCACATGCCCGAACGGCGAGATGTTGTTCATCCAAGCGGGGAACTGCAGCAGCCGCCCCAGGTACCCGACCACGAACGCGTACACCGGCACGATCCACGCCGCCGCACTCGCCCGCGGGAACCAGCCGAAGAGCACCACCGCGACCCCGACCGTGACCCACAGGGCCGGCGCGTACGCCAGGGCCGCGCCCAGCAGTGCGAGGAACAGTCCGCCGTCGGAGGCCGAGGCCGCCCCGGAGAGACCGAAACCGAGCCCTGCCAGCACCAGCAGTGCCGTGCCGCCGGTCATGGCCACGGCCAGGTGGCTGCCCACCCACCGGGTGCGGGACAGACCCGTCGCGAGCAGCGGCTCCGCCCGGCCCCCGGTCTCCTCGGACCGTGGCCGCAGCGCCGCCATCACGACGTACACCGACGCCACCACCGCGATGATGATCATCACCATCGAGGCGAACGACTCCGCCATCGTGGCGCCGCCGATCTCCTCCAGCGCCTCCTGGATCTGGTCGATGTTCTTCAGCATGTCCTCGGCGTCGCCGAGGATCGACCCGTACATCGCGCCCATCAGGAAGAGCCCGGCGCCGAAGCCGATGAGCATGCCGCGGTGCAGCCGCAGGGCGAAGCCCAGCGGACGGCTCAGGGCGTCGGACGCCACCGGGCTGCCGAGCCGCGAGGCGCGCAGGCCCGCGCCGACGTCCCGCCGGGTCGACAGGACGAAGCCCGCGGCGGCGCAGAGCCCGGCGAGCAGCAGGCACAGCAGCAGCGGCCACCAGCGGTTGTCGACGTAGGCGTACGTGCGTTGCGCCCAGCCGATCGGGGACAGCCAGGACAGCGCGTCGTTGCCGCCCGCGTCGCCGGCGGCGCGCAGCACATAGGCGATGCCGATGACGGCAAGCGCCATGCCGGAAGCGCCACGGGTGTGCGCGGTGATCTGCAAGGTGACGGCGGCGACGGCGGCGAAGGTCAGGCCCACGGCCGCGTGGGCGAAGCCGTAGAGCAGCGAGCCGCCGCCGTCGATGCCGTCGATG
This genomic interval carries:
- a CDS encoding MFS transporter, which produces MDTRPGDIRLSSATGRWVMLTTVLGSGMALLDSTVVNVALPRIGADLDADLAVLQWTVNAYMLTLAALILLGGALGDRYGRRRIFVLGVVWFAVGSLLCGIAPNGGVLVAARALQGIGGALLTPGSLALIQASFHPDDRSRAVGLWSGLGGVGAAIGPFVGGWLVDGPGWRWVFLLNVPLAVLCVPVALRHVPESRDARATGRFDVLGALLCAVALGLVTYALIAEAVWAGIVGVVTGAAFVLRERRTPEPMLPLSIFASRRFTAVNVVTLCVYAAFGGFFFLIVLQLQVVADYSALAAGTALLPTTVLMLLLSARSGALGDRIGPRIPLTVGPLLCAAGTMLTLRIGEGASYVTDVLPAMLVMGLGMVTLVAPLTATVLASVETGRAGIASGINNAAARAAGLIAVAALPLLAGMGPESYRSAAEFGETFRRAIPMCAGVLVAGALIAWWTVRVPPEEAAVCHPECKVNCGVAAPPLEPPGAGKTRGAGGPGTSPDL
- a CDS encoding DUF3151 domain-containing protein, which encodes MSIHENLLGGPPPTHLPDEPGPRELLAGGTAAADVAAQYPTSSLAWAQLADDAFENGRVVESYAYARTGYHRGLDALRRNGWKGHGPVPWEHEPNRGFLRALNALARAAGAIGEKEEHERCTTFLRDSSETAAETLR
- a CDS encoding DUF3152 domain-containing protein, with amino-acid sequence MIRIATPATADKLCLAVGLDTGGELNCETVEDVVVNLKRRLLGSPTFAGTPAEYRHLIINDEVGHEIGIRQHLGCPGPGRPAPVMMQQIKGLNGCVSNAWPYDDEGTYLTGPPA
- a CDS encoding tryptophan 2,3-dioxygenase family protein; translated protein: MSHDAAPNLDFAGTTPYEDYVQADVLTHLQHPRSDDPGEMVFLVTTQVMELWFTVVVHEWETAARALREDRIPVAMDALKRSLRELEALNASWKPIANLTPAQFNAYRDALGEGSGFQSAMYRRMEFLLGDKSASMLVPHRGAARVHAELEKALHEPSLYDEVLRLLARRGYAVPAEVLERDLSQKYEPSEAVEQVWAEVYSGDQETELVRLGEALTDVGELVWRWRNDHLVATRRAMGSKVGTGGSAGVAWLEKRAGKNVFPELWTARSHV
- the kynU gene encoding kynureninase, translated to MSESLARKAAALDAADELAGARKLFTLDDTVYLDGNSLGALPAHVPERVADVVNRQWGQLRIRSWTEGDWWTAPERIGDRIAPLVGAATGQIVVGDSTSVNVFKAVVGAVRLVDDPARTDILVDATTFPTDGYIASSAARMTGHRIVPVDPSDLASALGPATAVVLLNHVDYRSGRLHDLPGLTAAIQDTGALAVWDLCHSAGALPVGLDAHGVDLAVGCTYKYLNGGPGSPAYLYVAERHQASFDSPLPGWTSHADPFAMTPGYEAAAGSTRGRVGTPDILSMLALEAALDVWDGIAIEAVRAKSLALTDFFLECVEAYVPAGRVTSLTPADHAARGSQVALRCGDAPRVMEELIARGVVGDLRRPDVLRFGFTPLYVGFADTERAARVLADVL
- a CDS encoding alpha/beta hydrolase, which encodes MPDPVARDAAEEASAMSHPAVAPDASAAYGEHPDQVVDFYAPQSAHATVPLVVVLHGGAWRAPYDRRHVTPFADFLARRGLAVANVEYRRGRDIPQQRGEAGPVAGRWPETFDDVAAALDALPDLVREALPQADPRRIVVTGHSAGGHLALWAAARHVLPAGSPWRLAAPPPLRGVVALAPVADFGVAVELGVCGGAVRQLLGGEAQYEERAAHADPAALLPTGIATAVVQGRTDIVVPQAVAEAYVDAAAKAGETVGWTLLEDVGHFPLIDPAADACAVVAEEIAQLAW
- a CDS encoding NAD(P)H-binding protein, which produces MTNLVTGATGTVGRQVVAELLRRGQSVRALTRDPAKADFPEGVEVVRGDLTDAESLAPALEGVTGLHLITFGGPYFAPLETGPRITALAKAAGVRRVTVLHGGGPSQLEDAVRESDLAWTVLMPVEFMANALEWADAIRADGEVREPFAGRLSAMVHEADIGAVAAVALTEDGHGGQEYVITGPQVLTLEDKVAALSAARGRKIRLVELSEQQAVEQWRAAGQPEDVIGFLLEAYGNTPPVGRTVVDTVEKVTGRPARTFAEWAEEHADAFRA
- a CDS encoding sensor histidine kinase — its product is MLTTGALPPAYLHYVTQKTRSPEYDLAQGALSGLRQDLFHDAFAYGPLPPLSAEGPLVRRLPGERIRRGAVWLPHAVVLFLALCTLLLAYADDEGGLAFVIGGFVPAVAVAMTLVRPVGAWWVSIASTPFVAVLGSWDDWPWAPAGFLSHLTVLVVVALRTRPRTAAWMWLITAAYGMFADTVISRGYGPGAAPMLFTSAVLLLMVSMILVRREAKQEVAAQQTVTATERDRRTLLEERTTIARELHDVVAHHMSVVAIQAEAAPYRVENPPEELEKAFATIRENAVAALTELRRILGVVRAEDYQAPDAPQPVLADLDHLLSNVREAGLETEKTITGAVRELPQGVELSAYRIIQEALSNALRHAPGSAAKVEISYVLGGLGLRIVNTAPQGLVKPSPGAGHGITGMRERVTMLNGDMTAEPTEDGGYAVTAFIPVAAPTAAAEETS
- a CDS encoding response regulator, with the translated sequence MTIRVLIVDDQIMVREGFSVLLNAMPDIEVIGEAVNGREAVTKVAELAPDVVLMDIRMPELNGIEATREIVAAHAESKVLVLTTFDLDEYVYQALRAGASGFLLKDASARQLADGVRVVAAGEALLAPTVTRRLITEFSKLSDTPRPAAMTQVADLTERETEVLVLIAQGLSNAEIASHLVVAESTIKTHVSRVLVKLGLRDRTQAAVFAYEARLVTPG